ttgaagtttgaacaaaaaaaattgactaataacACCCCGGTGGGATcattagattattattattatttttaatgtgagtattttatttaatttcactAATGAAATTCTGTTTCAGCGTTAAAAATTTTTTGAGCttccttatttttgttttaataattcagtttttataagttaaaaaaaggaAGGATTCAAATCAATTCAATGAAATGGTGGTGTTGCCCGTTGGTAAGCAATAAATAAGGAGGGAGAAAAAACTGCTATTAATTAGGCAAATAGTtggaaaataattaatatttattggtGTAACATTTGGAATGGAGGTTCGGGCTTCGGTACTCCTTGTTCTAAGAGGAGTTGAGGAGGGAGATGAGATTTTGGTACTTTTTTAACCtcaaaaaaaagtgaaatagaGTTTTTATTGAGATATTATCTGGTGTGATTAAATGTATTTATGTTTTAGTAATATGATGATATGATATATCCTTATTGAAGAGTGTAAAGTGTAAACCAACgggtatatacatatattatatactgATACTAAAATATTGTTCCTTTGACTATATCCAAATAGATTCTTTTACGAAATTGACTACTGTAGGTGGATAATCTGTACCCTGTCCAATCACTAGGCGGACTCAGGCTCAAAGaaccttatacaatgaaatttgtagagtgtggacttgaaatctaggttGTGGATATTAACAACTAGAATCGAggtgcctttcgacgaattttctcttcttcaggcttctcctcgggcaaaacgttgttttttagaaaagaaactatgagatccatccagctaggtccgaGCCTTACTTGATGAATATGAATGGCACTTGCAGTTGTTGAAGCGGGTTTCAGCAAatcttcgacgaggataatcctaggcaaaccctgagccgaggatgttgccaacgtaacCAATGAGTCtacatgtgtgtttccacttctagaaacatgcgtcaggataaaagaatcaaacttggattgtaaacatttgaccttggtcaggtattcttgcattctcggaTCCCTAACCTCTATGGTTCCCACCACCTGGCCCACGACTAATTGAAAATCCGAGGACATATGAACTGACCTTCCccccattttctgaaccatatccaTACCAACTAAGACAGCTTCGTACTCAGGCTTATTATTGGTGGCCGAGAACACCAATCTCAGCAATTTTTCAAAGGTGATCccttcaggggataccaaaacaagccCGATCCTCAACCCTCTCTGGTTCGCTGCGCCGTCAACATATACTTTCCACACCGGAAGCCCGTTGCACGTGATCATGCtaactaatttttcatccatgtgcaactcttttgcagtttcttctaacgagAGTTTGGCAAATTCTGCCACTAAATCAGCCAAGACCTGGCCCTTCACGAAGGTGCGAGgtatatacttgatatcgaaggctcccaaaatagttccccacttagctatcctcCCTGAATAGTCAGCACTTCGTAATACCGACTTGAGAGGAAGTTGAGTTATAACCACAACAGTGTGGGATTGGAAATAATGTGGAAGCTTTCGAGTAGCAAGCACTACAGCCAGAATCGCCTTCTCCAAAGGTAGATAACGCATCCCAGCTTCACCTAAAGATTTGCTAACGTAGTAAACCGGTCTTTGTACTCCACTGTCGTCCCGTATTAAAACCAAACTGACAGCCTGGATAGCTACAGCTATATATGCAAACAAGACTTCATcaacctccggccgagacatgatgggtggctgggaaagatactctttaagttgttgaaaagccaaagcacactcctcggtccattggaatcctttccacttgttcagcaactggaagaaaggttTGCACCTATCAGcagaccgagagataaacctgctgAGAGTAGCAGTCATCCCagtcaatttttgaacttcctTCGGATTCCAAGGTGGTTGCAAGCCATGGATGGCCCTGACCTATGCCGGATTtacttctattcctctatgagtaaccatgtAACCTAGGAACTTACCataacccaccccaaaagagcacttagaggcattaaggcgcaacttgtgcttcctaagtgtttgaaaagtgtcatccaaatctttcacatgcataggtaccatcttgctcttcaccaccatatcatccacatatacctcaatagtctttccaagctgcgactcgaacatcctggtcatcattctttggtaggtagcccctgcatttttcaaaccaaacggcatcactttataatggtaatttcccgtaggagtaatgaaggcggtcttctcctggtcctccagcgccaaaggtatctggtgatagTCTTGaaaagcatctaaaaaacttATCTGAGGATTCCCAACCCTaacatccaccagttgatcgaTGCGAGACATTGGAAATGAGTCTTTGGGacaggctttgttcaggtctgtgaagtccacacacactctccacttcccgttcttcttttttactacaacagtatgcgccaaccattctgggtagaaaacttctttaatagcctcagcccttttgagcttaagcacctcttccttgacagcctcgaCATGCTCTTtagaggaacgccgaggtggttgcctcctgggAATAACGgcaggattgacattcaaatgatgacaaatgaaacttggatcAACTCCCGGAGCCTTGTAAGGATCCCATGCAAACACGTCAATATTGTTTTTCAGAAACGTCACCAATTCCACCTTCTCCCGATGTGGTAGCCGAACCCCAacctgaaagaacctttcggggtcaTCATCAATAACAAATCTCTCTAATTCTTCACACGttgcctcctctgctgtcaccacaTCGGGCGTATCCAaaattgttaattgctataagccTCTCGCAACCGAGGTCGAGGATTCCGGTTTGGCCTAGCGCAGCACCGCAGCCAAAATGTACTGccttgctactgattggctTCCGAGAATCTCTTTGATTCGTCCTCCCGATCGGAACTTCACTTTAACATGCAGAGTTGAGGAAACaacacccaaagcatgcaaccaaggcctTGCAATGATGGTCGTATATGGGGAATAAGCGTCAACCActatgaaatccacctcaactgTTTCCGGACTTGACTGCATCGGCAagcgaatttgtccctttggtatgacggCATTCGCTTCAAAGCTTATTAATGGTGAATCGTAAGCCGTAAGATCTTCGGGCTTCAAATTAAGCCCCCTAAACAAATcaaggtacataatatccgcaccactgccttgatcgaccatcacccttTTCACATCGTAGTTCCTTATCCTCAGAGTAACCACTAGGGCGTCATCATGCGGTTGGATGGTTCCAACTTTATCTTCGTCCGAGAAGCCCAAGATAGGCGGAGAAGCACCTCCGATTCTCTTCGGCTTGGAGCCAAATTCCTCTGTGAGGATATGTGATACggacatcaccctagtaggacaggaaccggtcctgcctAGAGTCGCGAGGATGACATTAATCGCTCCAAAaggaggccgagatgaattattcatCTGGTTATTCGAACCCGAATTGCTTTCTTGCCCATTGGGCTGATATAAAtgttgcttcaattttccttcactgacaagctgttctaaatggttccaaagtgTTCTGCAATTCTTGGTAGTATGGCCGACATCCTGATGGTATTAGCAAACAAGGTTTTGATTCAGCTTCGTGGGGTCTCcagccatcttactaggccacttgaagtagggcttcttgcgaactttctccagcaattggtgcACTGATTCTCGAAATATGGTACTAACTACCTGAGGAGTGGCCGAACCAGGCTGCCTAGGGAAATCTTTCCTCGGCCTGTTGTTATtgtatctatccgacctgaaatctctcctctcctgtgggataaccttcgctttCCCCTTACtttgctgttgatcttcctcgactcttttgtactcgtcaatacgatctatgagccgacgtacactccgtacaggctttttggtcagagatttccttagGTCGTGGTCGGTTGGAAGGCCTACCTGGAAAGTGTTAaccgccacctcatcaaaatcgccgtcaatttcgttgaacatttcccagtatCTGTCAGAATATGTTTTCAaggtctcaccctccctcatgacCATAGACAACAATGAGTCTAAAGGCCACGGAACCCTGCTGCATGTGATGAATCGAGAcgcaaatgccctagtgagcTCCATGAAAGAATCAACAAAACCCGCCTTCAActcgttgaaccatctcatagccactggccccaggctagaggggaaaattTTTCACATTAAGGTCTCGATCTGAGAgtgtaccgccatcctctgattgaaatgactGACGTGCTCAACTaggtctgtcctgccattatagatggtgaaagtgggttGGGAAAAACGTCGTGGAAGCTTTCCCTTCACAATTCTGCGTGAGAAAGGGGACTTGGAGATCTGGTGCAACGCCTTGCTCATAGCATTGTTTCCCAAGCCCTTGGAGGGGAATTTTTTATGCCCACGAGTTGGAAGCTCATCCTTCTTGAATGAGAAGGTTTCTCTAGGAGGGGTTCTGAACCTTGGATTGTAACTGCTTCCTTGGGATCCCTTGGAAGAAGGATAAAAAAGAGATGACGTCCGCCTCCGTCTTGCACAGTGCAACTTtttcttaaggtgatcaatctccttctgcatggtcTTAGCATCATCTTCATGGGTGGCTCTGCTTCCACCACGCGAATGGCTTCCATTGGGGTGCAccgtatgcacacttccctcttGATCGCTCTAACGCTCGAGGCGTTTGAAATGATCTTCACGCTGGGACCCTTGAGACTCTGCGTGATGTGGATTTGAGCTTGCCATAACGCTCCAATTCCTCAGACACTAGAttttccacagacggcgccaattgtaggtGGACAATCTGTACCTGGTCCAATCACCAGGCAGACTTAGGCCCAAAGAATcctatacaatgaaatttgtagagtgtgggcttgaaatctaggttgtGGATATTGGACAGAAAGTAAACAGACTAGATTGCCATTAACCACGTATCCAATAGACAAAAATAGCAATGGAACTCTCCTCGGACGAAAGCCGATGACCACTtgtattgcttttctttctttaagaaaaatgttgtaattCTCGTTCTTTTCGTCCCTCCCCTCTAGTGCCTCTCTTGACCTCTTATacccatcttcttcttccttccttCTTCCACGTGTGACACAGatcttccccttagatacttgtcccatccggcatcttcttgaagtcttcaaacaccagctggaaggctgaacattactgttcaaaggtcatttctccattaatgcggccagggaggtaggtgcagggtctttaatgtggtggtagcaaccTTTTCCCCCTTTAATATTTATCATATGCTCTTACTTCCAATAACCACGTGGATCAtacctttacccaacagatcttccggAGTTCTATCTCCAAACACCTTAGCATGTCCTATGACCTTTACTTGGcccatccgaggagatactcctcctcggacagcTCCTCCAACCCTTATAGCATGAACTGATTTGCAGGCCTCAAAGGCTATGCTTGAACAGGCTTTCtccaccaaatcaggcccaaatacatattttaatcattttaccccccacaactATGTTGATACTTAAATACTTCAAATCTTCTCAATCTCAACTATTggattatcaaataaaaataaaaatatcctcAATTTAAGCCATTTAacaatttgaagttttgaacttTTCAAGGTTTTCTCGAAAGCCATGGTGTATATAAATGTAGGGTAGGGGATTCGTTCCCGTTTCTTTAATATCTCAATTGCCTAGTCCTGAAGCCTGAACCTAAAGTGTCAACACTTGggttggagttttttttttttttggtcttgacGAAGAGTGGAGTTCTAAATAGCTAGAGCGTTACAAAAGTAGTAAACCATCATTTTTCAAGGTCCTCATTGATGGCTTCTCTGAACAACTGGTAATGTACCTCACCTCTTTTCTTAGATTTATTTCatcaatagatttttttttttttttttccaatgaaGAGGTAATTATCGTACATTACTACTATAATGTCTTTAATCATTggtttatcatattttttgtttaaatctgaTAAATCGAAATATTCAAAGAGAAAGTAGAGGTTCCATCAATAAGTTAAGGGTAGAATTAGAACTCTATTACGATTTCTCAATGAAAGAACATTGCCTCCTATTATAGTGTTTTTTGTACTTGATTTATTGGATGGAACATGTTTACAAATCAGATGAATtggaaaattcaaaagattTCAGCGATAAGATTAGGGTAAATTAAGAACTCTCTTACTCaattaaataagagataaaATTAGTCTAGTGTTTTAGTCCATAAAATTATGgtgtttttaaaagtttttaaaaaaaaaatcagaaatcaatatattattgaagAGGTGCAAAATCAGCACTCGACAGTAGTACATCCTCCATTCAGACAAGCAAAGGGTAAAATAGGAATATTGTTGTCTAATTGCATtggttatatttaatatttatcatAAAACTCACAAATTAGTAGTACTAACATTTTGCAAAACTTTGGGGGTTCATATATTTTAaggataatttgataattggggGAGGatgatttgaagttttgaactcTAGTTGTATCTATTTATATGTACTAGGAGGTTACCAGTCAATTACAAGGCTTTTGACTATTATTATACATTTTCTTACAAGCTAATTAGtacatttattttgttaaaatttttgaatagCTGAAgattatatgttttgtttaattgacTTGTGCTATTGGGTTGACAATGCAAGTAATTAATGTTACTTCATTTACATGTAGCGTATACCACCTGCTTTTATCAAGAACTTCAATGGTATGTCACTTTCCAAGTGTACTATTAGAAGCCCAATTGGGAAATTTTGCATGGTACAAGTGGAAGTGAGAGGGAATGAAATGTTCTTTCGGAATGGTTGGCCAGACTTtgtgaaaaataattatttggaaaTAGGGGATTTCCTTGTTTTTGAATATGATGGTAAATCAACTTTTAATGTAAAGATATATGGTAGAAATGCATGTGAGAAGGATATAAGGGTAGTCAAGAAGAACAATGACAATCCTATTTCCTTAGAGAAGAAAGGAAAACCAGTCCAAGAAAAAGAGAGCTTTGGAAAGAAAGCAATTAAGTCcaacaaaataaattgtgagTTAAACTATATCTTACTGTTTTGCTTTTGATTTCTAGTTTTtgtaaactttatatatatttgtacttATGTGCTATTTCCGGTGTCTAGGTGAATATAATATGTCTAGCAAGGAACCTGTTACTGTTAGTGATGATGAGGAAGAACGGGCAATTGAGAATTCAGAAATATCATGCTTTATTGCAACGAGGGATGGAACTATTCTCATACAAAGGGGGGCTATGGCATccaatgaaattttgaatttcttttattaatactatatatatatggtttagACTTTGGAGTTAGGACCGAAAAGttttataaaagattttttgtgttggtgttttttttatttttatctatgcgttttgtattgttatgtttttgtttgtttgttttgtttacgTACGTAATTGTTTCTAACTAGAAGATGGacatataatgatataatagATATAGCTTTCAACCTTCGTAGGTTAATGTTATTTCCTTCTTGATTTGAATATTTGCTGGATAAAGATATGACTATTTTTCATAGTTTTCTTTAATAAACCATACGAGATTTAGATTTCATGACGTGATGTATTTCTGTTGATGAATTTAAgaattagaagttttttttatggaaaattttgtgatattataaatcatatagtaaaggattataatatattttttcataaagtTGCCAAGATGATATGATGCCATGCAGCTTATTTTATATATCAAGGTCTCATCCAAAATTTAGAAATGATAGATTAGATGCGATCCTTACCATTGTAAAGCATACcacaaatgttttcaaatatGAATACTTAGTACATTGAGAGATGGGGTCAAGCTTGTCATCGACAAAACAACACAATTGAAAGTGAttattgagattaaaaaaaaaactttattaacactaaataaatattttatttttcaaatattaatttagttttagGGGCATCTTTGTGTGGGGTGACTTTTGTAGAGGTAATAAAAGTTAGGTATGACAAGCGGGTAAGGTCAATTCAAAAATGAGTTTGGGTTAAAAATAGGTCAGCTTACGCAAGTTAGAAAGCAAGTTGGGTTGCGGGTTAGGTTTGGTCAATCTGTATTTTTtcacatgaaaaataaataaattagaaagCATGATATGATGTACTTGCCATTTGTAAGTCATGCagtaaacaaattattttggGTGGAATGcattaatttgaatttaactatgtcaagaaaaaaaaatacaaatcccAACAAGCCTAATAGTAATAGAACCAATgcaaaatattcaaattttaaatttcttttctttcattcaaTTCTTCAATCAGCCAAGCAGAAACTAAtacattcaaaacaaaatgatagttttaacaaaaagaagaagaagaaaagactaagcttacttttttttttgagaaacaaaaacacacacacacaagggaaaTGGATTCTAACACAAAGACACACCACATTACTTTCATTATTCTATATTGGGCCAATATTTCTTGAACCGGAGTCTTATTTTTGATGTGATGTATGAGTTGTGGTCTTGAAAATTAGCCTAGAACTTGCTAATGcatagttttgttttgatttttctgcGTTGTGCCGTTTAGAGTAGATTAGCTTTGCTTAGGttttcatcacttttatttatttatttatttttggagaagaatgatgttttgtattttattaatatcGAAGTAAGAATGAAAAACATATGCAATGAAAGCAGAAATTTCTTCTATTAGTGCCAATTAACTCTTCAGGTGTTGCAAATAGTGTGAAAGCTTGTGGGGTGCCCtataggggtggcaaaatccAACACGATTCACGAACATGACACGAAAAGTTGAGGCTTAATGGAATTATATCATATTTGAGTTGACACAAACGAACcaatttaataaacatgtcgtgTTTGTGTTGAAGTCATGAAACCTATTTGACTTGTTTAACTAAATGTTGTTCCACCAATATAACTTTCAAAACTTtaagtatataaacttattagttgtagtggtttattttgtttgacatattgtgattaattatttgtaatatttagatattttttcaagtttgaatgaattattttgtgatgcatttactcattattttttgaatattatatttaaaaaatttatacattggtttttcataattaaGCGCACTAGTAATAGtagtactaaataataatattgctatttttagtaCTACCAATACTTAAAATATATGCTACACCAATGGAGCTATAgctacattttttatttattaaactctctctcttccacTCCTCTTGCAGCCCCTTTGATGCCTTTCTCCGTGATATCTTTTCGGAATTCGAAACCTCTTGGTCCTTTTGATCTATAGAAACAGTGACTTCACTATTAGCTTTTTTGACACGTCAAAatagcttttaaattttttttttttttttaaggatccGCTGATgctggtgaaaaaaaaaaaaaaaaaatagcgtAGCTGAGCTAGCACTTGCACTGTACGTGGTTCTTCtttcctcttcctctctctctctctgtactAGTAAAGTCAGTTTCTTTCACTTATTgcaaaaaattatcttcaatTTTTGAGGTGGGTGCTgcttttgataagtaaaatgaTAAAAGAACAGAAGATGTATCATATATTGAAAAGTAATATTCACCCCcccaaaccaaaaagaaaagaaaagaaaagtaatatttattttttatatataggtcTGATGAGGTGATAAGTACGTAcattaacaaatttatttttgaaaaaatttattgggATTGAAaacattgttaaattttttaatt
This genomic stretch from Castanea sativa cultivar Marrone di Chiusa Pesio chromosome 1, ASM4071231v1 harbors:
- the LOC142640524 gene encoding uncharacterized protein LOC142640524, encoding MSRPEVDEVLFAYIAVAIQAVSLVLIRDDSGVQRPVYYVSKSLGEAGMRYLPLEKAILAVVLATRKLPHYFQSHTVVVITQLPLKSGQVLADLVAEFAKLSLEETAKELHMDEKLVSMITCNGLPVWKVYVDGAANQRGLRIGLVLVSPEGITFEKLLRLVFSATNNKPEYEAVLVGMDMVQKMGGRFFEPESA